Proteins from a single region of Chryseobacterium sp. W4I1:
- the rpiB gene encoding ribose 5-phosphate isomerase B, whose translation MKRKIAIAADHAGYEYKEIVKNFLSERFEVQDFGTFSTDSVDYPDFVHPAATSVENGENELGILICGSGNGVQITANKHQKIRCALCWMPEIAVLARQHNDANMISMPARFISKEVAMEIADKFLSTDFEGGRHQNRVDKIAVC comes from the coding sequence ATGAAAAGAAAAATAGCTATTGCTGCAGACCATGCAGGCTATGAATACAAAGAGATTGTTAAGAACTTTCTTTCAGAACGATTTGAAGTTCAGGATTTTGGAACGTTCTCCACAGACAGTGTGGATTATCCGGACTTTGTACATCCTGCCGCAACCTCTGTGGAAAATGGTGAGAATGAATTGGGAATTTTGATCTGCGGAAGTGGAAACGGTGTACAGATCACAGCAAACAAACATCAGAAGATAAGATGTGCTCTTTGCTGGATGCCCGAGATTGCTGTACTTGCCAGACAGCATAATGATGCTAATATGATTTCCATGCCTGCGAGATTTATTTCTAAGGAAGTGGCTATGGAAATTGCCGATAAATTTCTATCTACAGATTTCGAAGGTGGAAGACACCAGAACAGAGTAGATAAAATTGCTGTTTGTTAA